From a single Thalassophryne amazonica chromosome 7, fThaAma1.1, whole genome shotgun sequence genomic region:
- the LOC117514454 gene encoding G patch domain-containing protein 8-like translates to MACSACYYLVISSTHLSNGHFRRVKGVFRGPLCPSATTDSPEHAERALGCSAEDLKALFYCELCDKQYLRHQEFDNHINSYDHAHKQRLKELKHREFVRNVASKSWKDQRKQEKAVRRLHQLAQQQQETPRIPGRHFGLRSAVQSVSQQREKAIRQKDHSPENTPESFSRTQRPHPSHHKTAPLSQQPMLQCRSPIPVPSAPSPGDSPLITHPTCNTETPAANHQSCLGLYPQLPLDGQGRAGGRLGVSFCFSRRGPRLEPSASFFSELEEEEKEKREQMKERIRGIMEDIDREISEAEERKDSQRAAQKSSSDNVGPRDIGIVSRDGVREEKEMKKREVIKEHHPISTVAPDNQNHNSLFSPSQTQVTPGTCVETEHKASEAARNQEEEETQYMCVLGKDGSASLRWPLRLLKFTKSEPQISYSCNPLCLNRPGTQLTQELQQPKQNELCTLLDDSNPRTPGILTANTQSSLPKQIRHELSAHSQNKAEAEPHIDVETEAHLFRKNKNLSSTEIEAENGKYTTSIEKWARAASHPFIGAHSDSSDINSQNPLGDRLGGVRGIRDRAITALSCKLESVTQPGTQRMCIGPSRCERGRQTICECASTQQSYVGITEVSCKKRKASTKTHKAGKRKRSEKENASNKRQVPKCKVRSVVATVCASSGREQRGDAGGRWGKRRRERGTRRRVRRAGSNCLLGRCEAEPVSVSVRKRPHRSHSTESQSRTDKDQEERHGGSSRPGRHTEGEDAREGDPMIFPWRSHFSLRSSPGCKEKLFWERGHHSNRKSFIDCCYPDNSCSNNPMRKRKLLHGDKIFIHGKRKSWRRCQIWGETERGWKTGGRTSCRDRGLISDTEQWEWMIGDFSRVNEEGRSRSGWRLRNRVAWDQPVRFSPGSNSWGRRSRHLSTEDVDWDRCSLDRWTWGSSDSWEDRGAHRSASGSQTRIDNRDSPGCVLRSIDSRRSSSRHFSSPEWSTGRQTSSPYSGGTTRTSRCQSSRSCSPCSSTSISELSWEWSRSSTCSGLMVDETTGSSCQPSQHCTVISPVATQAVKHSPTSTLSCLTNMCVSKSSSPSSLIPLTALGLHSHCPDRVDPTQLKEPSSSSSIHEGTSVPDTKNTSDTSTLELSTIKKPARTLLLPLIGKRPAIQRKVRKSRGLLEKSQEKEGEGEEVTRADALRQKCDQDMVVSHPSSVSNLRTDDKQACRQIAPPISFSAEEIDKYRLLQEQAREHMQKVLEQTQEHSDLHKEANCELYTQTSQTENCGTSEEQFPPAPAASRNPQLALRTSLPLPHVTPQDGFNPPIALRVPNLPPLAPSPPFSTLPHVILPNAALSISSSSSSSSSSSPSPAVHPHPAQLRHHLPPLHPSVLHYLHLMPFSISSLFPSILLSHHPVPFLHPSPAFHHSPLSPLSSLSPIALQPLILQPFMDAAWPVRFQQKAL, encoded by the exons AGGTTGAAGGAGCTCAAGCACAGGGAGTTTGTTCGCAACGTGGCCTCTAAGTCATGGAAGGACCAACGCAAACAGGAGAAGGCTGTCAGACGCCTGCACCAGttagcacagcagcagcaggaaactCCGCG AATTCCAGGAAGGCATTTTGGGCTGAGAAGTGCAGTTCAGAGTGTGAGTCAGCAGCGGGAGAAGGCCATCCGCCAGAAGGACCACAGCCCTGAGAACACTCCTGAATCATTCAGTCGCACCCAGAGGCCTCATCCTTCACACCACAAAACAGCTCCTCTTAGCCAGCAGCCAATGCTTCAATGCCGATCTCCCATTCCTGTACCGTCGGCACCTTCTCCAGGAGACTCTCCACTGATCACACACCCGACATGCAACACAGAGACTCCTGCAGCAAACCACCAGTCATGTTTGGGCTTGTATCCACAACTGCCTCTTGACGGACAGGGAAGAGCTGGAGGCCGACTTGGGGTTTCCTTCTGTTTCTCACGCAGGGGGCCCAGGCTGGAGCCTTCTGCCTCCTTCTTCTCAgagctggaggaggaggagaaagagaAGAGAGAACAAATGAAAGAAAGGATAAGGGGAATAATGGAAGATATAGACAGGGAAATTAGTGAGGCAGAGGAGCGAAAAGACTCTCAGAGAGCAGCACAAAAATCCAGCTCTGATAATGTTGGACCGAGGGACATTGGCATCGTCTCTAGGGATGGTGTAAGAGAAGAAAAGGAGATGAAGAaaagagaagtcattaaagaacaCCATCCCATTTCCACAGTAGCTCCTGATAATCAGAATCACAATTCGCTTTTCTCTCCATCACAGACTCAGGTAACACCAGGGACATGTGTTGAGACTGAACACAAAGCCAGCGAGGCAGCGAGAaatcaagaagaagaggagactcAATACATGTGTGTGCTGGGGAAAGATGGTTCGGCCTCTCTGAGGTGGCCTCTCAGGTTACTGAAGTTCACCAAGTCCGAACCGCAGATTTCTTACAGCTGCAACCCACTGTGTCTGAACCGACCAGGAACACAACTCACACAGGAACTCCAACAACCAAAACAAAATGAGTTATGCACCCTGTTAGATGACTCAAACCCACGCACACCAGGAATTCTTACAGCCAACACTCAGTCTTCTTTACCGAAACAGATTAGACACGAGCTAAGTGCACACAGTCAGAATAAAGCTGAGGCAGAACCGCATATTGATGTGGAGACAGAAGCACACCTGTTCCGAAAGAACAAAAACCTTTCATCAACAGAAATAGAAGCGGAGAATGGAAAATATACCACTAGTATTGAGAAATGGGCGAGGGCAGCGTCCCATCCATTTATCGGTGCTCACAGTGACAGCTCTGACATAAACTCCCAGAATCCTTTGGGAGACAGATTAGGGGGTGTAAGAGGGATCAGGGATAGAGCCATCACAGCCCTGAGCTGTAAATTAGAGTCTGTCACCCAGCCTGGCACACAGAGGATGTGCATCGGCCCGTCCAGGTGTGAGCGTGGGAGGCAAACAATATGCGAGTGTGCCAGCACTCAGCAGTCGTACGTGGGCATCACAGAAGTGTCATGCAAAAAGAGGAAAGCCAGCACCAAGACACACAAGGCAGGGAAGAGGAAGAGGAGCGAGAAGGAGAACGCTTCAAACAAGCGGCAAGTACCGAAGTGCAAAGTGAGGAGTGTGGTCGCTACAGTCTGTGCCTCCTCTGGCAGAGAGCAGCGAGGAGATGCTGGAGGGAGGTGGGGGAAGAGAAGGAGAGAAAGGGGGACGAGGAGGAGGGTGCGGAGAGCAGGGAGCAACTGTCTCCTGGGGAGATGTGAGGCTGAGCCAGTGTCTGTCTCTGTCAGAAAGAGGCCGCACAGGAGCCACAGCACGGAATCCCAGTCGCGGACAGACAAGGACCAAGAAGAGCGCCACGGTGGATCTTCCCGACCCGGCAGGCACACCGAGGGGGAGGATGCCAGAGAAGGAGATCCTATGATTTTTCCCTGGCGGTCTCACTTCTCCTTACGCTCCTCGCCGGGATGTAAGGAGAAGCTGTTTTGGGAAAGAGGTCACCATAGCAACCGCAAGAGTTTCATTGACTGCTGTTACCCTGACAACAGCTGTAGTAACAACCCGATGAGAAAGCGAAAACTCCTCCACGGGGACAAGATATTCATTCATGGCAAGAGGAAGAGCTGGAGGCGTTGTCAAATCTGGGGGGAGACGGAGAGGGGCTGGAAAACAGGAGGTCGCACAAGTTGCAGGGACAGAGGTCTGATTTCAGACACGGAACAGTGGGAGTGGATGATAGGGGACTTTTCTCGGGTTAATGAGGAGGGCAGGTCAAGAAGTGGATGGAGATTGAGAAACAGAGTGGCGTGGGATCAACCCGTCCGGTTCAGCCCTGGATCTAACAGCTGGGGCAGGAGAAGCAGACATCTTAGCACGGAGGATGTGGACTGGGACAGGTGCAGCTTGGATAGATGGACATGGGGCAGCAGCGACAGTTGGGAAGACAGGGGGGCACACAGATCTGCATCAGGATCCCAGACAAGAATTGACAACAGAGACAGCCCGGGGTGTGTGTTGAGGTCCATAGACAGCAGACGCTCAAGCTCTAGACACTTTTCAAGCCCCGAGTGGTCAACGGGCAGGCAGACAAGCAGTCCATACAGTGGGGGCACCACACGGACCAGCAGATGCCAAAGCTCACGCTCTTGCAGCCCTTGCAGCAGCACCAGCATATCTGAGCTGAGTTGGGAGTGGAGCAGGAGCAGCACCTGCTCAGGACTCATGGTGGATGAGACAACGGGGAGCTCCTGTCAACCTTCTCAGCACTGTACTGTAATCTCCCCCGTGGCCACTCAGGCGGTAAAGCATAGCCCCACGTCCACTTTGTCCTGCCTTACCAATATGTGTGTCTCAAAGTCCTCATCCCCAAGTTCTCTGATTCCTCTCACAGCACTAGGCCTTCACTCGCACTGTCCTGACAGAGTAGATCCCACACAGCTAAAGGAGCCCAGCTCTTCTTCTAGCATTCATGAAGGAACTTCTGTCCCTGACACCAAAAACACCTCAGACACATCCACTCTAGAACTGTCCACAATTAAGAAGCCAGCCAGGACTTTACTTCTGCCTCTCATAGGGAAAAGACCTGCAATCCAGAGAAAAGTTAGGAAAAGTAGAGGATTGCTGGAGAAAAGTCAGGAAAAGGAAGGGGAGGGGGAGGAAGTGACCAGAGCAGATGCTCTCAGGCAAAAATGTGATCAGGACATGGTTGTGTCACATCCAAGCAGTGTGTCAAATCTCAGAACTGATGATAAGCAGGCCTGCAGACAAATAGCTCCACCCATCAGCTTCAGCGCAGAGGAGATAGACAAATATCGCCTACTGCAAGAGCAGGCAAGAGAGCACATGCAGAAAGTCCTCGAACAGACGCAAGAACATTCAGATCTGCACAAGGAAGCTAACTGTGAATTATACACACAGACGTCACAGACAGAGAACTGTGGAACCTCAGAGGAACAGTTCCCACCTGCTCCTGCAGCCTCTCGCAACCCTCAGCTCGCCCTTCGAACAAGTCTCCCACTCCCACACGTCACCCCACAAGACGGCTTTAACCCACCCATCGCCCTGAGAGTCCCCAACCTCCCCCCTCTCGCACCGTCGCCCCCATTCTCCACCCTCCCTCATGTCATTTTGCCAAACGCAGCCCTCTCcatatcctcctcctcctcatcctcttCCTCATCATCCCCCTCTCCAGCCGTGCACCCACATCCGGCCCAGCTCCGTCATCACTTACCCCCACTCCACCCTTCAGTCCTTCACTACCTTCACCTCATGCCCTTCTCCATCTCTTCCCTTTTCCCCTCCATCCTTCTATCCCACCATCCCGTCCCTTTCCTACATccatctcctgcttttcaccacagccccctctctcctctctcctccctctcccCCATCGCTCTGCAACCTTTAATCCTGCAGCCTTTCATGGATGCAGCGTGGCCAGTGAGGTTTCAACAGAAAGCTTTATGA